From the genome of Bicyclus anynana chromosome 26, ilBicAnyn1.1, whole genome shotgun sequence:
TGttcaaataatcaaaatttttgaataattttatatttgttccaTACAATGTGGCTTTTTCAATTCTTTCTTTGAACGTTTTATCCAAAGTTTCTGATGAAATTTCTGTAACTTGTTCGataaatttctttttacttGATTCCAGTTTTTTTATCAGCATATCTAAGAAAATACAGAATTtaagattattatcatttatcataTATCATATATAAGTATAGgaataaaagtataatataaatggaCAACTTCTACAATCTACTACTTACTGTGTTggctcttcttctttttttgaaaagtttttaaCTTTCGTGTTGACTGAGAGAGAGACTGCACAGACGTAGCAAGACTTTCCACTTCTTTATTATAAGAACAAGAATGTTGTTCTAAGACTTCAGCTGAAAATGCAAACAACTTTATCAGTCACATTCATGAGAAACAACTAGCACAGAATCAATTAGGTTTTTAACTAATAACATGATCCTAATACAATTTACATGCATGCCTATTATGAATTTGAATATCTTATGAAAAGTCAACAAACCTCTTTGATTTGTTGTACCAGATATGACAGGTTGAGAATATGAGTGTTCATGAAAGTTCTCACctgaaattttaagaaattttttgtataagtattttaatacctAAAGATTTGCATCAAAGAGATTTTAAATACACATACCTGCTCTCCCAATGACCAATAGAGCGTCTGTTACATCATCGTGCTCATCACTATCctctttgtaataattatgatcgTTCAAAGAGTTTAGAACTGAAACACATAACAACCATTAACCACATAAAAGCCAATCTGTATTGCAACAAGacaagaattaaataaaaaatctcaccAGCTCCAGTGGAAGGACGTGGTTCCCCGTGTGCTATTTCGACATCCGTAAGTAAGCACGGATACGAATACCGAAGTCTTTTACCTTCTTCGTCAAACTGCTGTTTGTCGAAATGTTTCTCACAAACACGCTTTCTAATCAATTGATCTTTAGAGAGTCCAATGAGAAGAGAATTAGTAGGCACTAAGAAGGATAGCCACAAACTTCTTAAATTATCGTTCTTGGGAAAACTATAGAGTTTTTGCGTCTCACTGGTTGCATTACAACCACCGACACAACACTTAAATAGTCCCATCACGAATGTTTAAGAAAGTAAAACAGAAACTAAAGTATCAAAACGAGAAGGATTTAGATATTTTGGTTCTCAACTTAGCGTAAGCTTAAGGAAATCAACAAAACAACCTGCACCTGTGAAGTCGATATtgacacaaacaaaaaacacatcGACATTTTGTTAAGTGTTTATCAATATCACAGACCAAGGAACATATCACAGACTAGCCGCccagttacaaaataaaaccataatgTGTACATACTCTTTGGTAACAGGGATCGATTGCAGCGACAAAACGGCACATACAAGAACTAAAGTGTCATACCCCTGCACAAAACGAAGACGAACAATGCACCAACgccaataaaattgaaatttaacatcacagacgacaaatgaagctTAACATAATCACAGAGAATGAGAGCACAGAGTATgacaaattgataaaaaatcataaaaggAATGAAATAGAACGGAACCGGAAGTAAAAGCCAGGGTTACAAAGTATACTTTTGATCTTACCcctgtaaataaaatcaaaaaccttaaatgaaaaatgttcggtgattattaataactttcatttattgatttattatttaaaacgaaaaaatgtaaaatattgtacgaatttaataataataaaaaagttttattatttttacgggATTTTTTAATGAGAGAGTTagggtataaaataaaaatctcacaaTTTACGGTATTGTTAACACTGGCACCATAAACGAAATAGAAAGTCCAGACTCCAACTCCAGAACTTTAAAAAGTGACGTACCTCGATTCTGCCAGTTcgcttatatacctacttacttacttactactatGACACGCACGCAGATGCTTAAAATAAAGACAGATCTCGATTAATTTCCGATACTCGGCGCCAATATggtgcttcagttgtttgacagcATGAACGTCAAATATAATGTAACAGCGCATTCTAACGAGATAACAATTAAAATAGATTGCGCCATGCTaccaaaaatatcaatataaaaaaaacaatacatagcTTAATGGGGTTATCCCGGGGCCCTTAATTAGGGGGAAATGTACTAAGTTTGGAACCCTGGAAGCCATCAATTAAAGATGttaccacagattaataaattaatgtaagaCGAATCCACAGATAGGatactgttttaattccatGTACAGCGTGTACAACTCCTGAGTTCTAGTCTTTATATAcacgtaaaaataatttacttaccaCAGACAAGACAACaaacacaataaatattaaacaactttcttattaatttgttttcaatattGGTAAATTTACTACAAGAAAACCCATGTTTCTGTAAGCAAATAAAGTAAGAAATATGCgtttttttcatgtaaattGTTAAATTTCATATAAAGGGATAATTCGAAGGATAACGATTGACGACCATTAGTCTCTGCAATTCTGCATTTTTGTAAGTGGCAAATGTTTGTTTATCCTCTgcccactagatggcgctaccaaaaatatagaaaatgacCATCAAGTACTTAGACCATTTCTAAGTTTTAAAcacgtaaaaataatttactttccACAGACAAGACAACaaacacaataaatattaaacaactttcttattaatttgttttcaatGTTGGTAAATTTACTACAAGAAAACCCATGTTTCtgtaagtaagtaaagtaagaaacatgcgtttttttttcatgtaaattGTTAAATTTCAGATAAAGGGATCATTCGAAGGATTGACGATCGACGACCATTAGTCTCTGCAATTCTGCATTTTTGTAAGTGGCAAATGTTTGTTTATCTTCTgcctactagatggcgctaccaaaaatatagaaaatgtccatcaagtataaatataatctccatttatataaattttattataaaatgaaattattacttgCTTTTTACGTCGCTGTTATTCTTTCAATTTATGAAACAACTTAACAAAGTAAACTGACCGCTTAAGCCTAGTTCGGAGTACGTGGAACGATTTTTAGGCGGTAAATCTAAACATTGTTCGTCTTCCTCcaatagtgccatctcctatcggaggtcagcaatcatgaaggctaatttaactttgttcactgctgcccgaaagagtgatctggtactcatattaaaccattggcgtaagttcttgagccaagatgtacgtctacgaccaggccttcgtttcccctttatctttccctggataataagctggaacagatgatatttggagtttcgcattatatgacccaggtattcgagcttTGGACTTGTTGCAGAACTTCTGTTGGCTTTCCCATTTTTTGCAGCACAGTAGTATTGCGTATACGATCCCTCCATGATATTCGCAGCATCCGCCTATAAACCCACATCTCAAATGCCTCAAGCTTACTACACATCGCTTGCGTTAGTGTCCAGGCTTCAACCCCATAAAGTAACACAGAGAAAACGTAACATCTACTGCcttcttttataaattatattcttttaacGTCGTCGAccatattatttgtgtattgtgttcgtattgcttgatattaaaatatttaaatgcctGTTTGGAACAATTTCCGTCTTTATttaagactagcggatgcccgcgacttcgttcgcgtgaaactcgatgtaaactttcaaatacccctaccctacatctaccctacctctaccctactcctaccctacccctaccctacctctaccttacgttgaaatttttcctgaattttctttgccataaacctcacggagcccgagacctttccaacgaatgcaaaaccgtggaaatctgttcgtgcgttctggagttatagcgtcaggaaggaaaacccgacttatttttatatattagatggaGAGTTTTACTTAAAACTCTCCATCTTAAATAAAGACCCTTTTAAATCCTAAAGGTCTTATATTTCCACATTATCTACAAtacattgtattattatttagtcaATAGTTTATATTTCGAAGTAGGTTCATACTGTATAAATGTCCCATACTTTGGGTTCaataatacatttatacataGCCCAGGCATTTTAAAGAATATCGGATTATACATTGCCGGTAACAtggataagtaaaaaaaaacgttataatTTTCTcattatcatttaattaaaattacatttttcaaaatttaagaaGACATTTTTAGGTCTTAGCATAATAAGTACATgccgttaattttttttaactgaatttaaaaaaaaacgttattttacAGCGCAAAGGTTGGCTACAATAACGAATGCTAAACTAtgtattgttaattaaaaaaaaaatatgtataatttttttaacgaaaaggaaataaataatgcctgaccagaaatataaaaatcctTGATTGAGGGCCCCAAAAGTGCTTATTCTGTTTAGTAAAaatctaattattaattattctttacaagttagcccttgactacaatctcacctgatggtaagtggtgatgcagtctaagatggaaacaggctaacttgttagaaggaggatgaaaatccacactcctttcggtttctacaggacatcataccggaacgctaaatcgtctttgccggtagggtggtaaatagccacgaccgaagcctcccaccagccagacctggaccaattaagaaaatctcaatctgcccagccggggatcgaacccaggacctccgttttgtaaatccaccgcgcataccactgcgccacagaggctgtcaaaagtttctttcaagagtgaaacgaatcGTCACTGTATATGATATCTGAAAAACAATATAGGAATCGAACTGTTGTTGAAAAAAAACgttgaaaaaaattgaaaaaagttGAAAAAGCAGAAAGGTTCTTTGggaaggttttttatttttctgatctcGGCACAAAAGAATAACATAGCATTCTTTATAACCCTAGCTTTCAAGCAACATCATAGCAAacataaatttcataaaattaatggTAATTTATGGTCTGTAAGCAGTTTGATTTATAATAGTAAAACACGAAAATATTCTAGATTTTTCgatccaacgatattttaataaatagttaccCTTCGCAACCGGTTCtgatacaatatacataatattttataaaaccacATTTCTATCTCAGTATACATTCACAGACAAGGGCGTTGCACCATGGGGCAGCTACCCCATGAGGGCAGCTAACCTCTGCCCCCTTTCCCCTTtttttccttacaagttagccctcgactacaatctcatctgatggtaagtgattggTACACGACatgaaccggaacgctaaatcgcttggcggtacttctttgccggtagagtggtaactagccacggccgaagcctttcaccagtagggatgatgacagttttttaaattgtttataaattaagagtacgctaatagtaaagcaattttgtaaaaggaacagggtatctgcgatcattactttcggagctacagggatttaaagggtcgaTTTGAAGGGtcgcggcgctgccgcggatccttgaaaaacgtctcatacaaaatggtacgaactaatgacgtcgtaggcaatgtaatgatcgttagatttgtatgtacgtacaaacaaaattactaatatctttgttatttgagatgtataaattaattaacattgatcttatttacccgaatgtatcataaaaatcaatatattcaaacctagtgatcatccccattaagaaaacctcactcAGCTtacccggggatcgaatccaggacctccgtcttgtacatTGTCAAGATAGGATTCCATTTATTATACTCCTACGGCTTTTTAAAGGCATTCTAGAGGTGGAACAAGAAAAGAAACAGTATACCCAAAAACTAAATTGGCGAATTTCCTTTCTttgatgtcggttaaaaattgagaAAGTGGTTGTTTTTCTAATCGAACTATATCCAGATAACTTTACATAAGTATTTTCATGCTTAGAAGgcaattcaattaatttttaagattcccaacgtacgtagtacaaaaacgaaaCCCTTATTTCCTACATATACTcgcgcacatttttttttttgtaaaaacaaataaatgttaataaacataaaaacacagtataaactaattttatctttagtttatactgtattttttatgtttattttattttaattctgtattttttatgtttatttagtttatactgtattttttatgtttatttagtttatactgtattttttatgtttattttattttagtttaattctgttaataatgtaattgtgtgatagacccatatctatatttataaacgcATATCTAAATCAGTTTTTCCCGAATTAGTctaattaatattcttttaattcatttaatgtATCTATTCGAGTACTAAATAACGCATGTTGAGGTAACCTATAAGTGGGTCTATGAAACAACAACTTACTAATCCatgttttgtaaaactcaattttaattgtcataacctgttggtaccctataaaataaataaataaataaataaatgaatataaaaacatatttatttctgaTCCTACAATGACATCATCctacattttgacggcctccgtagcgcaatggtatgcgcggtggatatacaagacggaggtcctgggttcgatccccggctgggcagattgagattttcttaatttgtccaggtctggctggtgggaggcttcggccgtggctagttaccaccctaccggcaaagacgtaccgccaagcgatttagcgttccggtacgatgccgtgtagaaaccgaaaggggtgtggattttcatcctcctcctaacaagttagcccgcttccatcttagactgcatcatcacttaccatcaggtgagattgtagtcaagggctaacttgtaaagaataaaaaaaaaaaaaaaaaacatcaacctCTTTAGGCTTTGGGCCGGCGAAGTCCTTGCTCAAAGTTACAACATGCAAAATGTATACTGATGAAAAAATGTCACATGAACatctacataatttaaaatacacatcacaattattaatTCTACATAAATATTGTCAAATACAGGAACTTTGAGAAGTAAAACTAATCTTATCGCTACTATaccatttattacattttaatacaaCTTTCACCTAAGGGTGAATTGGGGTGATAACgatattaacacgttcgctgcgtcactgatttttcagtactttaccaatacaatacgaggttaattgacctcgtatcgtgcaatacgaggttttttgacctcgcactAAAACTTGTTGTGGTGTgttacgaggttaattgacctcgtatcgtgcaatacgaggttttttgacctcgcactAAAACTTGTTGTGGTGTgttacgaggttaattgacctcgtaccgtacAATACggggttttttgacctcgcactaaaactgtggtgtggtacgagattaattgacctcgtaagtatatcatcttcaagagttacgaggtcgtcggacctcgtaccacaccacatcaagttttagtacgaggtcaaaaaacctcgtaacgcaccaaagtaaagtacagaaaaatcagtgacgcagcgaacgtgttaattgTGAATAtctcttttatatttaattgtcAGACCAAAACAGTGTTACGATACAAAATGGCGTTTCGGATCATCCTGCGTtaagctgaaaaaaaaaaaatttaggtatcaCCGGTAACGTAATCGTGCGGCGGTACATCACCCCGCGAGCGCCTCCCACCCTCCTGAAGTAGCCTTACGCGTCTTAATAGCTTTATGTACGACCCTATGCAAACTTAATGATGTTTCggaaaatacaagatttttaggtATCAGCAGTAACGTAATAACGCGGCGGCGGTACATCACCCTAGCGATATCTGCAGTTTATTTCCCATACGTCATGAACATTACATCCAAATACACTTCCCGAGAAGAGCTCTTGTCTGAAAATGCCATTACCACTAAGGTAGCTGATATTTGAGCAGtgtcaaaaaagttttttttttaatggatgaaccaaagactaaaaaaaaaagaaaagatcaAACTTATTTACATTATTGGTATTAAATTACAAACAGTAAATAGTTGTGAAAcagtttccttttattttttaactaattccAAGTGtatattgtagttttttttctctttctctgtttttaatttgtgtaaatttatgttaattaattttttaacacttaatttttaattgttagtacGCACACTTTATGCATGATGTGACTAcctttaagtaaagttatatgtgtttctataccctatttattaagttttttaattctgtatacatataattttgttggtggtccaaataataaataaataaataaatagacgtgtacaaaaaaaatggtTATTCAGAAATTTTCCTTTTTCATAACAACCCCAAAACACCATTCGAACAAAAGGTATGAAATCGCACTCGCacctattttattatgataatttttaacaaactactttttgacattatttaaaaaattgtttacttttttacGATTATCGTCTTTTTTGGAGTTgggtttttcattattttatttaagttacataGCTgagtacaaagattttataccatTATAGGTAACTCGGTCCATCATTGAAATAACAAGTCACTACGTCGTTTTTCATGACTTTTGCGGTGATTgtgtaggcacataacatatctaatagtagaaaatcgtTGGCTGACTATATAAGCTAAATAGAATAATAACATAACATGACCTTCACTGTAAGTCAGGGCAGAATAATCGACAtcagaacattttttacaatcaATAGTGGACAATTGAATtattgtaggtacattaaaaactGTATTCAATATCAAGGATTAGCTTACAATCAAATATGTAtggtgttttaatttattttctatcaaaatcgaaatacattttctttctaCGGTTTTCTACAATTTTTAAAGATGACATACAACTACCGCCACCTAGCGGCGAGTAGCaagtattatattagtataatttGACAAGGAATTCTAGGTAACACCtatttaataagttaattttaaaccttACGACAACAAGCTCCATAAAATACTATGTACATAATCATTAAGTATATAGCTAcatataagtattatatttataaacccTCTACAATTTTTATCGAAAATTACATATGTAATTATTAGAGATGCGCCGACTATAAATTTTGCCGACTAGTCGACTAGTCGGTTGCAAAGATGCCGacaattaatgtaaactttaactAAATCCgctaattttaactattttatgaatattttaatgacCAATCTCAactcaaaacataaaaaaatatttaaagttactTTTGCTTTGATGGACTTTTGCTTGCTGGTAAAGTCAAGCAAAAGTAACTTT
Proteins encoded in this window:
- the LOC112057293 gene encoding uncharacterized protein LOC112057293 isoform X3, which translates into the protein MGLFKCCVGGCNATSETQKLYSFPKNDNLRSLWLSFLVPTNSLLIGLSKDQLIRKRVCEKHFDKQQFDEEGKRLRYSYPCLLTDVEIAHGEPRPSTGAVLNSLNDHNYYKEDSDEHDDVTDALLVIGRAAEVLEQHSCSYNKEVESLATSVQSLSQSTRKLKTFQKKKKSQHNMLIKKLESSKKKFIEQVTEISSETLDKTFKERIEKATLYGTNIKLFKNFDYLNKQAQKFLMMQLRVCRLKKHARRFSLDEKLLSLTLMKQSPKSYKLLENIFNLPTKRTLNRLSEKIEIEPGLNFKVFEFIRNKIKNWNTDKKLCTIVFDEISLTPHLTYNEKVMKFMVLWM
- the LOC112057293 gene encoding uncharacterized protein LOC112057293 isoform X2 — protein: MGLFKCCVGGCNATSETQKLYSFPKNDNLRSLWLSFLVPTNSLLIGLSKDQLIRKRVCEKHFDKQQFDEEGKRLRYSYPCLLTDVEIAHGEPRPSTGAVLNSLNDHNYYKEDSDEHDDVTDALLVIGRAGENFHEHSYSQPVISGTTNQRAEVLEQHSCSYNKEVESLATSVQSLSQSTRKLKTFQKKKKSQHNMLIKKLESSKKKFIEQVTEISSETLDKTFKERIEKATLYGTNIKLFKNFDYLNKQAQKFLMMQLRVCRLKKHARRFSLDEKLLSLTLMKQSPKSYKLLENIFNLPTKRTLNRLSEKIEIEPGLNFKVFEFIRNKIKNWNTDKKLCTIVFDEISLTPHLTYNEKVMKFMVLWM